In Campylobacter porcelli, the sequence AAAAGCGAATTAGCCACTAGTGCTGGATATATAAACAAATTTATCCAAATAGTCCAAAACTCCGTCCTAGAAGCGATCGATAGTGCAAATAGCAGTCATAAAAACTCAATCTCTTTACAACAAAACGCACATAAATTAAAAGAGAACTCACTTCACCAACACGAACAAGTAGCAAGCGTACAAAAATTGACAATCTTACTAAACGACACTATAAATTTAAATAAACAGCTTGCCAATGACGCTACTATAAATATGCAAGATCTAAAAACTCTGATGAATACAGCAGAGCAAACTCTTTTAGAGTTAATAGAATTGATAGAAGTAAGTAGCCAACAAGAGAATGAAATAGTAGCTAATATGGATCAACTAGTCCAAAGTGCAGATACTATATATGGCGTTACTAACCAGATTAAAGATATTGCCGATCAGACAAATCTACTAGCCCTAAATGCCGCTATAGAAGCAGCTAGGGCTGGTGAGCATGGTAGAGGCTTTGCCGTTGTGGCTGATGAAGTCCGTGCCTTAGCTGAAAAAACTAGCAAATCACTAGGTGATATCAATATCATAGTCCAAACCATAGTCCAACAAGTAAATAACAATAAATCTCTAATGGATGATATTCATCTATCAATGAGTAACACTTCAGAAAAAGCTGCTGATCTAAAAGATGAGATAGCAAATTCGATTAGCACACTAGACTCTGGTATTAAATCCACTAAAACCGTAGAGGATAAATCAAACGATGCCAAAGAGAGAATGGCAATGCTAAGCAATAATATAGAAAAAGTCAGCACCGCTGCCACCGAGCTTACTGAGCTTGCGACCCATATCGAGCAAGTATCTGATGAGATCTTAGATAGTGCGGTTAAGCTAAATAATAAATTAATAAGCTTTAAATAAACAGATTAAATTTGGATTTGTAGCTCTAAACTACAAATCCGCAAAATCAAATATCTCCCTACCTAAAATCTCACGCAATAAAGTAGTAGCATAAGAGCCCTTTTGTAGTGTAAAACTAAGGCTAAATTGAGCCTCTTCTTCATTGTAGCTATACCTCATCTCATCAGCCCAAACCCAGTTAAACCTCCTTGAGCCATTCATAAATTTGATAAACTCAGTCCCTATAATATCTCTTTCAATCTGCATAGCCACGCCACTAGCCTCATACGCTTTAGAGCCTAGAAGCAATCCACAGCTAGTGCGATCCCTTTGGATAAATTTCTCAACTTCACAGCTTAAATCTTCACACAAAAATAGCCTACCAAATGGATAATGCCCCATCACTTCGCCACGAATTAGCTTAAAAAACTGCTTTTGGGATTTTAAATCTTTGATTGTATCCATATCAAATTTATAAATTTCAGCTAACTCCTTAATGCTAAAACTATCGCAAAATCGGCTAATCTCCACACGCTTGCTAAGATAGCGATTAAAAAGCTCACCCTGATACGCACTAATTAAAAAATCTCTAAGCTTTGGATTATATTTTTTAAGAATTTTTTTATCCCCGTTTGCCATAGCAGTTAGTAGCTCTTTAGCATTTTGATAATTATTAGCAAATTTACCAAATCTTTGATAGCCAAAGTAATTAGCAAAACCACGACTATCAATCAAATTTATAGCATTTTTTAGCTTTTGAGCCTCGCTTGGAAGCACTTTTTTAAGGCGAATAAAAAAGTGATTACCCTTCAAATGACCAATTCTAAGCTTATTATTATGGCGAGTAGTATTTAAAATTTTAATATTATCATAAGAGAAATTCGCTATAGCACTCTGAAATTTAGCTGGAATTGAGATATATTGCGTAGTCATACCCTCTTTATCTTTTAATCCAGCATAGCCAAAATCTCTAACCTTAGCACCAGTAGCTGATGCTAAAATACTCAATGCCTCAGATGTGCTTAGGCCTTTTTTTTGAATTTGCATAACTAAATGCTCGCCATTTCCACTAAACTCATATAGTGGAATCTCACGCACCACAAAATCACTAGCATTTTTGCTAAAATGCGCATTGATTGGCGTATGTGTTGTTGTTAATAATGGTTTAAAAATGGGTGAACTTTCCATGAAATTTTGCCCTTTCGTTTATAATTTTACCTAGTAAATTTAGCTTTACTCTACACATTTTGGCTTGATTTAACACCCTTTTTATATTTCTAGGTGGCACCGCTATAAGCATCTCATACTCTTCTGCGCTGATAAATTCGATTTTAGATAACTTTTTATTAAATTTAACTCCCCTATTTTGCGTAATTTTAGCCAAATCACTAGCCAATCCATCGCTAATATCCATACCAGCCCTTAGCCATTTAGCACTGCGTTTAATAAACTCAAATCTCAAATTTGGTCTTACAAAACGAGAATTAGCCCCTATCTTGCCATTATTTAAAAGCGTCCTAAGCCCCTTTAGCGAACTGCCTAAATCCCCAGTATAGCACACTATATCCCCTACTTTTGCCCCATATCTGCTTAATGGATTTTTAGCGTTAAGATATGAGATTATGGTTAAGCTAATGATTAATTTATCACTTGAGATTGTATCGCCACCGATGATTTGTGTATCAAACTGCGATGCTGCTTCTTTTAAACCATTGCTTAGCTCTTTAATATATTTGCTACTTAAATTCCTAGGCAATCCAAGACCCAAAAGTGCATATCTTGGCGTGGCATTCATAGCTACTGCGTCGCTTAAATTTACCATCATTGCCTTTATGCCTATCTGCCTTGGGCTAAGCCAGTGTGATTTAAAGTGAATATCTTCAACAAACATATCCTTGCTATAAACTACATTACCAATAACCGCACCATCATCGCCATTTAATTTATTAGCGAAATTTGATATTATACTTTGCTCTTTATCCACTCTAAAATCGCCTCATCTGAGCTAAATTTATACCCATTTAGCTCTGCTCCATCTAAAATCTTATCGCCATTATCTAGTGAGATTATATATTTTGATTCTTCACTACTTTTCATCCAGCTTAAAAATATAGAATCATCAGCCCAAATCTCAGCACCCTTGCCACCTGGGATAGCTACAATATCATATCCGTATAAGGACTCACAGCTTAAATGCATAGGAAGACTAATCCCCATCTCATCAGTCGCATCGCCCCTAAATCCAACCACCACAAACTCAATCCCACACCTAGCAAAAATATCATAAATTCTAGCAAAATTTAAAAGATTTACCCCATCATAGACCACTATACAGCTTTTCATATTTAACCTTACTATTTTGATGGCGCCATATTATCAAAACTCCTATAAAATAGCCATAAATTTGGTATAATTTGATAAATTTTATAAAGGTTAAATGATGATTTATAGCGATGATTTTATATATATAGAGATCGAGCCAAATGCCTTGCCGTGGATAAAAATCTTTACAAAAAGCAATTTTAAAGAGATTAGCCACTGCGATGAGAATACTAGAAAAAGGCTATTTGATGCTGCTTTAGAGTGCGAAAAGGCTATGATAGAGTTCTATAACCCTACAAAAATCAATTGGGCGAGTTTTGCTAACTATGTGCCTAGAGTTCATATACATATTCAAGCTAGATTTGAAGATGATGAGTTTTTTCCTGAATCATTATGGGGCAAAAAGCAAAGAGATAGTGTGCCAAGAGATATTAAAATAGATGAATTTGCTATATATTTAAATAATAAATTAAACAAAGTTTTTAATTAATTTTCAATTATTTAAGATATGTTATTTTTAGATAATTATAATCATTTTACAAACTCAAAAGGAGAAAATATGAAAAAACAAATTCTAACTTCAGTTGCGGCTCTAGGCCTACTTTTTAGCGTAGCAAATGCAGCCGTTTATAGCGTTGATGCTGTTCATTCTAGCACAGCTTTTAAAATCAAACACCTTCAAGTAAGCAATGTTACAGGGACATTTAGCAAATTTAATGGTGAGCTTGATATTACTAATAAAATTCCATCTAATCTTACAGCTACAATCGAAGTAGATTCAATCAATACAAATAATGAAGGTCGTGACGCACACCTTAAAAAGGCTGATTTCTTTGATACTGCTAAATTCCCACAAATCAAATTTATAATGAAAAGTTTTGAAAATAGTGGAGATGGCCAAGGCAAAATTAAAGGCGATTTAACAATAAGAGATGTTACTAGACCAGTAGTGCTTGATTATGAATTTGGTGGAGTAAGTAAAAATAGACAAGGTGCTGAGATAGTAGGATTTAGCCTAGAAGGCAAGATTAAAAGAAGTGATTTTAACTTCGCTCCAGAGTCTAGCACAGTAGCACTTGGTGATGAGATCAAACTAAATATAGAGATTGAAGCATTTAAGAAGTAATTAATTAGATAAAGCGGTTTTTAAGCCGCTTTATCTAATTATGCTAAAGTCGCATTAAGCATCCAAATTTTCTTTTCTAATTTGGCATAGTTCTCTTGAGCTATTGCTACAGTTGTATTATCATCAGCTTTTTGAGCTACATCTTCAAGCTTTTTAAACTCAACTACTAGATACTCAAATGCAGCTTTTAAGGCTTCTATAACTTCTATTGGTGTATAGCTATCTTTGCTAATTTTTGGTGCTTTAGCAACTTTTAGTAGCTCATCAGCTTTAGTAATAGCTTTGCCACCTATTTGGATAGCTCTTTCAGCCATCTCATCAAAAAGCTCAGCCAACTCATCATACTCTTTTTCTGTATATTCATGAATTGAGAAAAATTGCAATCCCTTTACATTCCAGTGATAATCATGAAATGTAACAAATAAGCTGTGTGCGTCAGCTTGAAGTTGGTTTAACTGCTCTACTACTTTTTTCATTTTAAATCCTTTATGTTTAAGTTGTGTAATTATACAGAGTTAAAACTTAAAATATAATAAAATAAATAATAATTTTTATTATTTAGTATAAATTTTAATCTATTAATCACCATCATCTAAAAGCTTTTTAAGTATTCTCTTACCCATTTCAACTCCTGGTTGATCATAGGTATTAATACCAAACATAACCCCTATAGCACTAGTAAGCAACTCATAATAATATATAAGCCACCCGCAATGCCACTCATCTATCCTATCTAAAGCTATCTCATCAATGCTTATTAGCTCGCTGGCTAGGGCTTGCATGGTTGAGTGAGCTTGAGCATTAAATACATCGCTAATCGGTTTAGAATTTACAAAATCACATCCGCTTAAAAAATCTAAATTTAAATTTGGCACCACTATATCGCTTCCATGGTCTTTTATGGTTATAAATGTTACGGTTTTATCCTTTATGCCTTCCATTATAAGCTGTAAAAATGAGTGCTGGTCTTTACTACCTACTAGACCAACTGGAGTTAGGCCAACCCTTTTATATCCACGCTTTTTGCCCAAGCTCTCAGCCCATAGCTGAATATACCACTCATTAAAACTAGTCAATCTATCGCTATAACTAAATAAAACATTTATCTTAGCACTCTTATGGGTTGCGTAGTGATAAGCTTTTTGTAAAATTGTATCATCGCCATTTTGCAAATACTGCTCTTTTACGCTATTAGCCCCATCAAGCAAGGCTTTAATATCAGCACCACAAAGCCCAAGCGGAACTAATCCAATCGCAGAAAGAACGCTAAATCTACCGCCTACATTTTTTGGTATATTAAATATCGTAGCATTTATCTTTTTAGCGTAATTTTCAAGCGGACTATTTGGGTCTGTTATAAATATAAAATTGCTATAATCTTTAATATCAAATTTATCCAATATATATTTATATATCGATATAGTCTCTATCGTTGTGCCTGATTTGCTAGATACTATAAAAATCGATTTTTGTGGGTTGATTTTAGCTGATTTTTGCTCTATGCTAAATGGATCAAGATTATCTAAAAATATAAGCTCTTTTTTTAAATTTAGCATATCATAAAGAGCCTTAACGCCAAGTGAGCTACCACCAACGCCCACAAGCACAACACTATCAAAATCCATATTCTTAATAGATGAAATAGCATTTATTAATCCATCTATCTCAAAGCTTGGCAAGTGATAATAGCCTATTTGGCCATCATTTATCTCATCATTAATGCGTCTTGTATAGCTATTAATGCTGCTGATGTTTTGCTTATGAAATTTAAGACTATTTTCTACCATTTTCATACTCGTAAAAGAAATTTGTAGCTTCGACAAATCCGCTTACACTACCACAATCAAATCTTCTACCTTTGAATTTATATGCTAAAACCATACCATTTTGAGCCTGTTTTAAAAGTGCATCAGTAATTTGAATTTCGCCATTTTTGCCTGGATTTGTATTTTCTATAATCTCAAAAATATCTGGAGTTAAAATATATCTACCTATAATAGCCAAATTTGTAGGTGCATCGCTTGGGTCTGGCTTTTCTATCATATCATTTACCATTATTAGATCATCTTCTATAAATCTACCATCGACAACTCCATAGCTGCTAACGCTATCTTTAGAGACTTCCATCACAGCAACGATACTACAACGATACTTCTCATATATTTTTACCATTTGAGACATTACATTTTCGCCATCTTCATTAATACACAAATCATCGGCCAAAATCACCCCAAAGGCCTCATCTCCAACAAGCCTTTTTCCGCTATAAATAGCATCGCCTAGCCCTCTCATATGCATCTGGCGAGTAAAGGTAAATGTGCATTGATCCATAAGCTGCCTAATGTCATTTAGCATATACTCTTTATTTGTGCCTGAAATTTGATGTTCTAACTCATAACTTATATCAAAGTAATCTTCTAAAGCTCTCTTGCCACGACCCGTAACAAACGCCATATTACTCATACCAGCCTCTCTAGCTTCATCTACACCATAGTGAATTAAGGGTTTAGTAAGGATAGGGAGCATCTCTTTTGGTAAGCTTTTAGTCGCTGGTAAAAATCTCGTTCCATACCCAGCAGCAGGGAAAAGGCAAGTCTGTATCATCAATATTCCTTTGGTAAATTAAATTTGCTAAATTTACACTAAATTTACTTAAAATATAATTTTAAGGCAGAGTTATTGTAAAAAGCTTAGGGCTATTTTGGACTGATACAGAGCCTTTATGAGCGTTTATAATCTCTAAGCTTAGGGCTAGGCCAAGACCATTGCCTTTTAATTTTGTAGTTTTAAATGGCTCAAATATCGCCCCACTAGGCAAATTAACCCCGCTATCACTAATATAAAAATTATGCAAACCATCTTCAAATTTATGCTCTAAGCTCACAATCCCACTCTCATCATCGCTCTCTTCAATGGCATCAATAGCATTAAATATAAAATTAGTAAATACCAAATCAAGCAGATTAATATCTCCACATATCTCCCCATCAAATCCGCTAAATTTAAACTCAATATCCTTGCTAAAAGCATATTGATTGATAGCTTCACGGCATATAATCTCTAGTTTGCTTAGATCAAATTTATTAGAATTTATATGCACGCCTTTGGTAAATAAAAGCGTGGCTTTAATAATCCTCTCAACCCTATAAATGGCTTTTTGGATCTCTTCAATTAATGGGCGATTTTTGTCATCAATTCGCTTTAAAAGAGTGCTAGTTAGCAAAGAAATTGAGCCTATGGGATTGCGAATTTCATGCGATAAATGTGCCGCTACAGCTCCCATAGAAACTAGTCTAGCTGATCTTTTCTCATCAGTTATATCAGTAGCTAGGATTATTTGATTTTGCATACTATTAGTGATTTTAATGGCATAAACTCTATTTTGAAATTCAATCTCTTGTGTGCTTTTTTGGATATTAATTTCATCTAAAATTCCCATAATCTGCTTAGCCTTATCATTGCTAAGCACCACTTCCCCACTTGAGCTAATCGCCCACAATGACGCACCTAGGCTCTCTACAATCCCTTGGGTAAATTTTTGTAAATTCGCATATGACTCACCTAAAATTTTATACTCTTTTTCTATTAGATAAGTCTGTTCTATTAGACTTTTTAACCCATCTTCTATATTTTTAGTCTTCTCATTCATATAAATCCTTAAAATCATCAAGCCCAAACAAAATCACCCTATCATCTCTAAGCCCTAAAAGCTCATTGCTAAAGCCTGATTTTGAAAATAACGCTATTTTATCCCAATTTATTTTGGATTTTTCGCACTTTTGAATTAGTAAATTTAAGATATTTTTACACACTTTTCTCTCTTTATACTTTGCTTCAGCTACGATGGTAAATCCATCATAATTAGCATATATATCAATCTCATTTTCCCTATCCCAATAACTTGAGATCTGCTCTTTTGGGATATTTAAACTCTTAGATAAAAGCTCAATACACGCTAGTTCAAACTCAAGTGAGCAATAGTGATCAAACTCACGCCGAATCTCCTCCATAACCATATCATTTTGATTATTTTCTATCAGTTTTAAATTTGGCTCAATAAATCTAAACCAAAATCTATAAAATCGTTTTGTGAAGTGAATTTTATCTTGAATTTGATACCTTCTAAGCTCCTTTTTTAGCTTTTGATGGCGAATTTTAGGCAGTTTAATCTCTTTTGATTGCTCAATTTTGATAAAATTTTTATTTAAAAGCTCATTTATTATCGCACTACTTAGCGACCTAGATAGATATTTACTAGCTACAAATCTCTTTCTATCGCCCTTAGAAAGACGCATTAAAAATCTTTTAGCCTCATCATATTCAAAGTAAAACTCACCTTTTAAACTCTGATATTTAGCTAAAATTTCAGACTCAATAGCTACAAAAATATCATCATATCTACTTACAACCCTATCAAAAACGAAATAAAATTGCAAATATTTTATGGTATCCAAATCACCCTAGCCTTTAAATTTACAAAATTATAGCAAGTTTTGGTTATAATAGAGCCAAAACAACCCAAAGGTATATTATGAGTGGCAGAAAATTATGGCTTTATAATGGTTTTTTTACGCTTTTTTGTGTAGCGGTGGCACATTTTATCTTACAAAATTACCTTTATATGCGTCCTTGCGTTCAATGCGTGTATATAAGGTATTATATGATAATTTTAGGATTTGCTTCTATATTAATATTGATATTTTATAGGCAAATTTGGATATTTATGGCTGGTTTTTTGCTATTTATATATGGCATAATTTGCGGAATTTTAGAGGCTTTAAAGCTAAATGCAATCCATAAAGCGATATTAAGCTCTAATCCATTTGGCGTAAAAGGCTGCCTTGATA encodes:
- a CDS encoding sensor histidine kinase translates to MNEKTKNIEDGLKSLIEQTYLIEKEYKILGESYANLQKFTQGIVESLGASLWAISSSGEVVLSNDKAKQIMGILDEINIQKSTQEIEFQNRVYAIKITNSMQNQIILATDITDEKRSARLVSMGAVAAHLSHEIRNPIGSISLLTSTLLKRIDDKNRPLIEEIQKAIYRVERIIKATLLFTKGVHINSNKFDLSKLEIICREAINQYAFSKDIEFKFSGFDGEICGDINLLDLVFTNFIFNAIDAIEESDDESGIVSLEHKFEDGLHNFYISDSGVNLPSGAIFEPFKTTKLKGNGLGLALSLEIINAHKGSVSVQNSPKLFTITLP
- a CDS encoding disulfide bond formation protein B, giving the protein MSGRKLWLYNGFFTLFCVAVAHFILQNYLYMRPCVQCVYIRYYMIILGFASILILIFYRQIWIFMAGFLLFIYGIICGILEALKLNAIHKAILSSNPFGVKGCLDKPIFELNIAWDEILPSIFKATGQCGLDMPVVPLDVKFDPIQAYFIELYQDGWYLIPPLKLINMAQISIIIFSIALILGLVSLILRVKGRK
- a CDS encoding glucose-6-phosphate isomerase codes for the protein MVENSLKFHKQNISSINSYTRRINDEINDGQIGYYHLPSFEIDGLINAISSIKNMDFDSVVLVGVGGSSLGVKALYDMLNLKKELIFLDNLDPFSIEQKSAKINPQKSIFIVSSKSGTTIETISIYKYILDKFDIKDYSNFIFITDPNSPLENYAKKINATIFNIPKNVGGRFSVLSAIGLVPLGLCGADIKALLDGANSVKEQYLQNGDDTILQKAYHYATHKSAKINVLFSYSDRLTSFNEWYIQLWAESLGKKRGYKRVGLTPVGLVGSKDQHSFLQLIMEGIKDKTVTFITIKDHGSDIVVPNLNLDFLSGCDFVNSKPISDVFNAQAHSTMQALASELISIDEIALDRIDEWHCGWLIYYYELLTSAIGVMFGINTYDQPGVEMGKRILKKLLDDGD
- the truD gene encoding tRNA pseudouridine(13) synthase TruD, which encodes MESSPIFKPLLTTTHTPINAHFSKNASDFVVREIPLYEFSGNGEHLVMQIQKKGLSTSEALSILASATGAKVRDFGYAGLKDKEGMTTQYISIPAKFQSAIANFSYDNIKILNTTRHNNKLRIGHLKGNHFFIRLKKVLPSEAQKLKNAINLIDSRGFANYFGYQRFGKFANNYQNAKELLTAMANGDKKILKKYNPKLRDFLISAYQGELFNRYLSKRVEISRFCDSFSIKELAEIYKFDMDTIKDLKSQKQFFKLIRGEVMGHYPFGRLFLCEDLSCEVEKFIQRDRTSCGLLLGSKAYEASGVAMQIERDIIGTEFIKFMNGSRRFNWVWADEMRYSYNEEEAQFSLSFTLQKGSYATTLLREILGREIFDFADL
- a CDS encoding DJ-1/PfpI family protein, which translates into the protein MKSCIVVYDGVNLLNFARIYDIFARCGIEFVVVGFRGDATDEMGISLPMHLSCESLYGYDIVAIPGGKGAEIWADDSIFLSWMKSSEESKYIISLDNGDKILDGAELNGYKFSSDEAILEWIKSKV
- a CDS encoding DUF234 domain-containing protein; the encoded protein is MQFYFVFDRVVSRYDDIFVAIESEILAKYQSLKGEFYFEYDEAKRFLMRLSKGDRKRFVASKYLSRSLSSAIINELLNKNFIKIEQSKEIKLPKIRHQKLKKELRRYQIQDKIHFTKRFYRFWFRFIEPNLKLIENNQNDMVMEEIRREFDHYCSLEFELACIELLSKSLNIPKEQISSYWDRENEIDIYANYDGFTIVAEAKYKERKVCKNILNLLIQKCEKSKINWDKIALFSKSGFSNELLGLRDDRVILFGLDDFKDLYE
- a CDS encoding Dps family protein; amino-acid sequence: MKKVVEQLNQLQADAHSLFVTFHDYHWNVKGLQFFSIHEYTEKEYDELAELFDEMAERAIQIGGKAITKADELLKVAKAPKISKDSYTPIEVIEALKAAFEYLVVEFKKLEDVAQKADDNTTVAIAQENYAKLEKKIWMLNATLA
- a CDS encoding YceI family protein encodes the protein MKKQILTSVAALGLLFSVANAAVYSVDAVHSSTAFKIKHLQVSNVTGTFSKFNGELDITNKIPSNLTATIEVDSINTNNEGRDAHLKKADFFDTAKFPQIKFIMKSFENSGDGQGKIKGDLTIRDVTRPVVLDYEFGGVSKNRQGAEIVGFSLEGKIKRSDFNFAPESSTVALGDEIKLNIEIEAFKK
- a CDS encoding HIT family protein; protein product: MIYSDDFIYIEIEPNALPWIKIFTKSNFKEISHCDENTRKRLFDAALECEKAMIEFYNPTKINWASFANYVPRVHIHIQARFEDDEFFPESLWGKKQRDSVPRDIKIDEFAIYLNNKLNKVFN
- a CDS encoding thiamine-phosphate kinase, with the translated sequence MDKEQSIISNFANKLNGDDGAVIGNVVYSKDMFVEDIHFKSHWLSPRQIGIKAMMVNLSDAVAMNATPRYALLGLGLPRNLSSKYIKELSNGLKEAASQFDTQIIGGDTISSDKLIISLTIISYLNAKNPLSRYGAKVGDIVCYTGDLGSSLKGLRTLLNNGKIGANSRFVRPNLRFEFIKRSAKWLRAGMDISDGLASDLAKITQNRGVKFNKKLSKIEFISAEEYEMLIAVPPRNIKRVLNQAKMCRVKLNLLGKIINERAKFHGKFTHF
- the galU gene encoding UTP--glucose-1-phosphate uridylyltransferase GalU, producing MIQTCLFPAAGYGTRFLPATKSLPKEMLPILTKPLIHYGVDEAREAGMSNMAFVTGRGKRALEDYFDISYELEHQISGTNKEYMLNDIRQLMDQCTFTFTRQMHMRGLGDAIYSGKRLVGDEAFGVILADDLCINEDGENVMSQMVKIYEKYRCSIVAVMEVSKDSVSSYGVVDGRFIEDDLIMVNDMIEKPDPSDAPTNLAIIGRYILTPDIFEIIENTNPGKNGEIQITDALLKQAQNGMVLAYKFKGRRFDCGSVSGFVEATNFFYEYENGRK
- a CDS encoding methyl-accepting chemotaxis protein, with the translated sequence MNNSRKITFLKQFIALTVLVLVFIFILLVFIFNNYRSALKNEKITMATQHLQIYDLQIDHVFKTRFNFINYDQSVINSNKFRETLKYLATLDVDANMLSSISKSFEDKQIQLERFKSANSIAINSKAYLFTLSHDIDKLVVANPTPENLALLEAMDQILAIVSTQNILAKDVLDTLNELVKKVDQARLDDSELLNLFKKHYSMMLSQISVMQDNSTLYLNQELNKKLTKFETIIANQIEENNKNQLYISIIVFGVTLLIFALFIYLTLVKVVIPTKNLESLSSNLASNKANLNSRLKIDPKSELATSAGYINKFIQIVQNSVLEAIDSANSSHKNSISLQQNAHKLKENSLHQHEQVASVQKLTILLNDTINLNKQLANDATINMQDLKTLMNTAEQTLLELIELIEVSSQQENEIVANMDQLVQSADTIYGVTNQIKDIADQTNLLALNAAIEAARAGEHGRGFAVVADEVRALAEKTSKSLGDINIIVQTIVQQVNNNKSLMDDIHLSMSNTSEKAADLKDEIANSISTLDSGIKSTKTVEDKSNDAKERMAMLSNNIEKVSTAATELTELATHIEQVSDEILDSAVKLNNKLISFK